Proteins encoded within one genomic window of Ignavibacteriota bacterium:
- a CDS encoding polysaccharide deacetylase family protein, whose translation MNLCAGIAGSSALWEHMLQREGFPWTHVDLTTGDGVEGCSVVIVTSPTDRAGLDTLAQFLHRGGAVLAAAAHVAGLGGSTVRREELAYLVSDGDPVFPTVRLIDLDMEGQVPREARHLRTPGGMFGVFAGPLAGGFAVLLPFDPGEVLFGTRTVDRAFYARHDRLPTERVSRVSRGEISSLIHDALAFLHHARSIPYAHLWYYPGTRRNVLSFRIDTDGSERADIDGLYEMLRSASVPATWFLDVSAHEDWLAHFKRCEGHEIGLHCYRHRLHEDLRDQESDWQRGLALIRAAGFSPVGMAAPFGAWSPAVGQVIDRLGLSYSSEFSYAYDTFPVVPSVPGGALRTLQLPIHPVSTGSLRRAGFSIPHMKEYFVAAAESLLARDLPLAFYHHPTQRAPGVFEALFDHIRARGISPVRMDAMAQWWSGRMALTPSFRTDGGILEAAAAGRMREADAAIHIVFPSGEDALVEAGSTIELRTVDRSPRQQHIVPADVRVIREFDPRRTFGDMFTSLLRRLA comes from the coding sequence GTGAATCTGTGCGCAGGCATAGCCGGCTCTTCGGCCCTCTGGGAACACATGCTCCAGCGGGAGGGATTCCCGTGGACCCATGTGGATCTGACGACCGGTGACGGTGTGGAAGGATGTAGTGTCGTGATCGTGACCTCGCCGACCGACCGCGCCGGCCTGGATACTCTTGCGCAGTTCCTTCATCGCGGAGGGGCCGTGCTCGCCGCCGCTGCGCATGTTGCCGGCCTGGGTGGCTCCACGGTGCGCAGGGAGGAACTTGCGTATCTCGTGTCCGATGGCGATCCGGTCTTCCCGACGGTCCGGCTGATCGACCTCGACATGGAAGGCCAGGTGCCGCGTGAAGCACGGCACCTCCGGACCCCCGGCGGGATGTTTGGTGTCTTTGCCGGGCCTCTCGCCGGCGGTTTCGCGGTCCTTCTGCCTTTCGATCCCGGAGAGGTGCTGTTCGGCACGCGCACCGTGGACCGCGCTTTCTACGCGCGGCATGACCGGCTTCCGACGGAACGCGTATCGCGCGTTTCCCGCGGAGAGATCTCGTCGCTCATCCATGATGCGCTGGCATTCCTGCATCACGCACGGTCCATCCCGTACGCACACCTCTGGTATTATCCCGGCACGCGCCGCAACGTGCTCTCGTTCCGCATCGACACGGACGGATCGGAACGGGCGGACATCGACGGTCTGTACGAAATGTTGCGGTCGGCTTCCGTGCCGGCGACATGGTTCCTCGACGTGTCGGCACATGAGGATTGGCTGGCCCATTTCAAGAGGTGTGAGGGGCATGAGATCGGGCTGCATTGCTACCGGCACCGGCTCCATGAAGATCTCCGCGATCAGGAATCCGACTGGCAGCGCGGGCTTGCGCTGATCAGGGCCGCAGGGTTCTCTCCCGTCGGAATGGCGGCGCCATTCGGCGCGTGGTCGCCCGCAGTGGGGCAGGTGATCGACCGGCTCGGTCTGTCGTATTCGTCCGAGTTCTCGTACGCGTATGATACATTCCCTGTGGTGCCATCGGTGCCGGGTGGTGCGTTGCGGACGCTGCAGCTTCCGATCCACCCGGTGAGTACCGGAAGTTTGCGCCGTGCGGGCTTCAGCATCCCTCATATGAAAGAATACTTCGTTGCCGCGGCCGAGTCGCTGCTCGCACGCGACCTTCCGTTGGCGTTCTATCATCATCCGACACAACGCGCCCCGGGTGTCTTCGAAGCATTGTTCGACCATATCCGCGCGCGTGGCATCTCACCGGTCCGTATGGATGCCATGGCGCAATGGTGGTCGGGCAGGATGGCTCTGACCCCTTCCTTCCGGACCGACGGTGGGATCCTGGAGGCCGCAGCGGCCGGGAGGATGCGCGAGGCTGATGCCGCGATCCACATCGTGTTCCCGTCCGGTGAAGATGCTCTTGTGGAGGCCGGGTCCACGATCGAGCTCCGGACCGTCGACAGGTCGCCGCGGCAGCAGCACATCGTTCCTGCCGATGTCCGCGTCATCAGAGAGTTCGATCCGCGCCGTACATTTGGTGACATGTTCACATCGTTGCTCAGGAGGTTGGCGTGA
- the msrB gene encoding peptide-methionine (R)-S-oxide reductase MsrB yields MRMRGFGSILLALMLFSVTAAPAQKVRVFVLATKGFVSVEKVKKTDEEWRKILAPEVFEVTRQRGTERACSGAYWSHHEAGSYSCVCCGLDLFTSDSKFDSGTGWPSFFQPVAKENVIEEQDRSFGMVRTEILCAKCDSHLGHVFEDGPRPTGLRYCLNSLALKFTPAPGAPK; encoded by the coding sequence ATGCGTATGCGTGGTTTCGGGTCGATACTTCTTGCTCTGATGCTCTTCAGCGTCACCGCTGCTCCCGCCCAGAAGGTCCGCGTCTTTGTTCTTGCAACGAAAGGATTCGTGAGCGTGGAGAAGGTGAAGAAGACGGATGAGGAATGGCGGAAGATCCTGGCCCCGGAGGTCTTCGAGGTCACCCGCCAGCGTGGAACAGAACGGGCATGCTCCGGCGCGTATTGGTCGCATCATGAAGCCGGATCGTATTCCTGCGTCTGTTGCGGCCTGGATCTGTTCACGTCGGACTCCAAATTCGACTCCGGCACGGGATGGCCGAGTTTCTTCCAGCCGGTGGCAAAGGAGAATGTGATCGAGGAGCAGGACCGGAGCTTCGGGATGGTCCGGACGGAGATCCTCTGTGCAAAGTGCGATTCCCATCTCGGGCACGTCTTTGAAGACGGCCCACGGCCCACCGGGCTGCGATACTGCCTCAATTCCCTTGCCCTGAAGTTCACGCCGGCCCCAGGCGCCCCGAAATAG
- a CDS encoding oligosaccharide flippase family protein, whose protein sequence is MKRPLRNLLSLAWSDLGSRAIGFFITVYLARVLGPAAYGLVGVGFAVLGHAQLLSSPGMQVVEARNAARPGMMDAVRFGGVVSVRVLLAVCVLVPAGVVTLLLPLDAQTTAVIVWSLVVLLPLAIAPDWFLQGRERMGPMGTARVFGYAVYGAVVWLLVGAPEDAAMAPVAYGAGILATATVLWLVVRKEFGLPHFRFDVPLWRSILRENFPVGIAMFVGQQVMNLPPILLAAMRTTTDAGVYTAALKLVFLLLALDRVLNALLLPALTRVRETRPADLLHVSGLVARSVVALAGLIVVPGMFIAPLMMQMVFGNAYADAGMIARILLVYVGLTLVNSVAVCLLLALGRERIYSRAMIIGSTVLAAAMVVFTPWWGPAGTALGAVLGELVTVFLMIRYASKEVQAFTREAFLRPLLAAGGAVIPGCALVGWSAPVAAGVAVTTFAAIAIGLKVFNGADLAYLKERFL, encoded by the coding sequence GTGAAACGGCCTCTGCGCAATCTCCTGTCTCTCGCCTGGTCCGATCTCGGAAGCCGTGCGATCGGCTTCTTCATTACCGTGTATCTTGCCCGGGTCCTTGGCCCTGCGGCGTACGGACTGGTGGGCGTCGGATTCGCGGTGCTCGGCCATGCCCAGTTGCTCTCGAGTCCCGGTATGCAGGTGGTCGAGGCGCGCAACGCTGCGCGGCCGGGCATGATGGACGCGGTCCGCTTCGGTGGCGTCGTCAGCGTGCGCGTCCTCCTTGCCGTGTGCGTGTTGGTCCCTGCCGGGGTCGTGACCCTGTTGCTCCCGTTGGATGCACAAACGACGGCGGTGATCGTGTGGAGTCTCGTGGTGCTTCTGCCGCTTGCCATAGCGCCCGATTGGTTCCTTCAGGGGCGCGAACGGATGGGCCCCATGGGCACGGCACGGGTCTTTGGCTACGCGGTGTATGGCGCTGTGGTGTGGTTGCTGGTCGGCGCACCGGAAGATGCTGCGATGGCGCCGGTTGCGTATGGTGCGGGGATCCTTGCGACAGCGACGGTGTTGTGGCTGGTCGTGCGAAAGGAATTCGGGCTTCCGCATTTCAGGTTCGATGTTCCCCTCTGGAGGTCCATCCTGCGGGAGAACTTCCCGGTCGGGATCGCGATGTTCGTGGGACAGCAGGTGATGAACCTTCCTCCCATCCTGCTGGCGGCAATGCGGACGACGACGGATGCGGGTGTCTATACCGCCGCATTGAAACTCGTCTTCCTCTTGCTGGCGCTCGACAGGGTCCTGAATGCGTTGTTGCTCCCTGCATTGACGCGGGTTCGTGAAACGCGCCCCGCAGATCTGCTGCATGTCTCCGGACTTGTCGCAAGGTCCGTGGTGGCCCTTGCCGGACTCATCGTCGTACCGGGGATGTTCATCGCCCCCTTGATGATGCAGATGGTGTTCGGGAACGCCTATGCGGATGCCGGAATGATCGCACGCATCCTCCTGGTCTATGTCGGACTCACGCTGGTCAATTCCGTTGCCGTGTGTCTGCTCCTTGCTTTGGGAAGGGAACGCATCTATAGCCGCGCGATGATCATCGGATCAACTGTTCTTGCCGCGGCCATGGTGGTGTTCACCCCATGGTGGGGCCCCGCGGGTACGGCCCTGGGAGCCGTTCTCGGCGAACTCGTGACCGTCTTCCTGATGATCAGGTATGCATCGAAGGAGGTGCAGGCTTTCACACGTGAAGCATTCCTCCGGCCGCTGCTCGCAGCCGGGGGCGCGGTGATACCGGGGTGCGCTCTTGTGGGATGGTCCGCTCCCGTCGCCGCTGGTGTTGCCGTTACCACGTTCGCTGCGATCGCCATAGGTTTGAAGGTGTTCAATGGCGCTGATCTGGCGTATCTCAAGGAGCGCTTCCTGTGA
- a CDS encoding glycosyltransferase family 4 protein, with protein MPRRKILFTSSFTSSFILEDAEILRGHGEVTHLLTRSPADLLHLPHAVSRADVTFTWFASTYASAVVGLARLSGKPSIVVLGGADVVTRPAIGYGLANTPWKRWLLIRTLRNATRLLPVDPTLRDAALALTPIRPEAITVMPTGYDEASWLPGQKESDLVLTVAGCETEERMRVKGIDRLLAVAKGMPDVRFVVIGIDPAIEHLLAPLRPPNVQINGPVAREELLPWYQRTSVYCQPSLSEGLPNAMCEAMLCGCIPVGTDVGGMPYAIGDAGIVVQAGNDEELAAAIRVGLRSSTDRRARARARIAQEFPLVKRREALAALLGELCP; from the coding sequence TTGCCACGCAGGAAGATACTCTTCACATCCAGCTTCACTTCCTCGTTCATTCTTGAAGACGCTGAGATCCTGCGGGGCCATGGCGAGGTCACGCATCTCCTTACACGTTCCCCGGCGGACCTGCTCCACCTTCCCCATGCGGTATCCCGTGCAGATGTGACCTTCACCTGGTTCGCTTCAACCTATGCGAGCGCCGTGGTCGGGCTTGCCCGGCTGTCGGGCAAACCGAGCATTGTCGTCCTCGGCGGGGCGGATGTCGTCACACGTCCGGCCATCGGCTACGGACTGGCGAATACGCCATGGAAGCGATGGCTGCTGATCCGCACGCTGCGGAACGCCACACGCTTGCTTCCCGTCGATCCCACGCTGCGCGATGCAGCGCTTGCCTTGACTCCCATCCGCCCCGAAGCCATCACGGTGATGCCGACGGGCTATGACGAGGCCTCCTGGCTTCCGGGCCAGAAGGAATCTGATCTCGTGCTGACCGTTGCGGGATGCGAGACTGAAGAACGCATGAGGGTGAAAGGTATCGACCGGTTGCTTGCCGTCGCGAAGGGGATGCCCGACGTCCGCTTTGTGGTGATCGGTATCGATCCCGCGATCGAACATCTCCTTGCACCGTTGCGTCCTCCGAATGTTCAGATCAACGGCCCTGTGGCACGCGAGGAGTTGTTGCCATGGTACCAGCGTACGTCGGTGTACTGCCAGCCTTCGCTGAGTGAAGGGCTCCCGAATGCGATGTGCGAGGCAATGCTGTGCGGCTGCATCCCGGTCGGGACGGATGTCGGCGGCATGCCGTATGCGATCGGCGATGCGGGCATCGTCGTGCAGGCCGGAAACGATGAGGAACTTGCCGCCGCCATCCGTGTAGGGCTCCGATCGTCCACCGACAGGCGCGCACGTGCGCGTGCACGCATCGCGCAGGAATTCCCACTCGTCAAACGCCGTGAGGCACTGGCCGCGCTGCTCGGGGAGTTGTGTCCGTGA